Proteins co-encoded in one Chloroflexota bacterium genomic window:
- a CDS encoding ribose-phosphate pyrophosphokinase, translating into MTTQAIDPAEVRFFSGSSNPQLAADIAHYLGVPLEKTLITRFSNDNLYIQLGASVRSRKVFIVQSLSPPVNDHLMELLMMLDIARGAAATEIHAIIPYYSFARSDKKDAPRICITARLIADLLQTSGATHVMTMMLHSPQVHGFFSVPTDPLSSRPIFMRYFQERDLSGTIVVTPDVGQARSAARFAGNLGLPVTTGNKERVSDTEVRISGIVGQQVRGYKRALIYDDEIATGSSVLELSRLLIEQGVQEIWVICTHGVFVGGGLERLVAVPQITEIVTTDTVYIPAEKRHPKLHVLSVAPIFGEAIRRNYLRQSIGDLFVFGEEAP; encoded by the coding sequence ATGACCACACAGGCGATTGACCCCGCAGAAGTTCGCTTTTTCAGCGGCAGTTCCAACCCCCAACTGGCCGCCGACATCGCTCACTACCTGGGTGTGCCGCTGGAGAAAACGCTGATCACCCGCTTCAGCAACGATAACCTGTACATCCAACTCGGCGCCAGCGTGCGCTCCCGCAAGGTGTTCATCGTCCAGTCGCTCTCCCCGCCGGTGAACGACCACCTGATGGAACTGCTCATGATGTTGGATATCGCGCGCGGAGCAGCAGCCACGGAGATCCACGCCATCATACCTTATTACTCCTTCGCCCGTTCGGACAAGAAGGACGCCCCTCGCATCTGCATCACCGCCCGGCTCATCGCCGATCTACTACAAACGTCCGGGGCCACCCACGTGATGACGATGATGCTCCACTCGCCGCAGGTGCACGGCTTCTTCAGCGTGCCCACCGACCCCCTCAGCAGCCGTCCCATTTTCATGCGCTATTTTCAGGAGCGCGATCTGTCGGGCACCATCGTGGTTACGCCGGATGTCGGGCAGGCCAGGTCGGCGGCTCGCTTCGCCGGGAACCTGGGCCTGCCAGTCACCACAGGCAACAAGGAGCGGGTCTCGGACACAGAGGTGCGCATTAGTGGCATCGTCGGCCAGCAGGTGCGCGGCTACAAACGGGCGTTGATCTACGACGACGAGATCGCCACCGGCAGTTCCGTCCTCGAACTCAGCCGCCTCCTGATCGAGCAGGGCGTGCAGGAGATCTGGGTGATCTGCACCCACGGCGTCTTTGTCGGGGGCGGGCTGGAAAGGCTCGTCGCCGTCCCGCAGATCACGGAGATCGTAACCACCGATACGGTGTACATCCCCGCGGAGAAGCGCCATCCGAAATTGCACGTCCTTTCCGTGGCCCCTATTTTCGGCGAGGCGATTCGCCGCAACTACTTGCGACAGTCCATCGGGGACCTGTTTGTCTTCGGCGAAGAGGCACCGTAG